A region of the Methanobrevibacter ruminantium M1 genome:
GGGAGGTTATGGAAGAGGTAGGAATTGAAGTGAAGGACATTGAATACTTTGGAAGCCAATCCTGGCCATTTCCAAACTCATTGATGATCGGTTGCATATGCAAATACAAGTCTGGTGAAATCAAGGTAGATGAAAATGAAATCCTAAAAGCAAAATGGTTTAAAAAAGAAGATATTGAAAGACCGGCATCGGAGATTTCTATATTTTCAAAATTACTCAAGAATTTCATTGAAAACTACTAAAAAACCATTTTTATTCCTTTTCTCATTTCATGTAATTACATGAAATAAAACTCTTTTTATTTAAATTGCATTAAAATAAGTATAAGTTAATAAATAAAGTTAAAAAATCAAAATAATGGATTATTGAGTTTAATATAAAAATAAGAAAATATAATATATTTTATTAAAAAAGTTATAATTCGTGAAAAAAATCAGAAATCTAAAAAAATTTGAATAAAAAAATTATAACAGTTATATAAAAATAAGAAATTTAAAAAAATTTGAATAAAAAAATTATAACAGCTATAAAAAATAAGAAATTTAAAAAAATTTGAATAAAAAAATTATAACAGCTATAAAAAATAAGAAATTTAACTATTTTTAATGATAAAAAGAAAAACTAAAAAAATCTTAATAATTAAGCCTTATTAAGATCTTTAAAGTATATTTTTTCATCACAGACAGTTTCTACCAAATCCATATCGTGACTTACCAATAAGAATCCCATTTTACGTTCCTTTACTATTTTTAAAACAGAATCTATGATTTGTGCCTGTGTAATTGCATCAAGCATTGTAGTCATTTCATCTGCTATTAGGAACTTTGTATTAGGATTAAGGGACCTTACCACTGAAAACCTTTGAAGTTCTCCACCAGACAATTCCTGTGGGAATCTGGTAAGCCAGGACTTCTGAATACCGAATTCAGATAATGTGGCATCATCAACATCCCAAGATTCAGATAAAACCTGATCCATTTTCCATTTAGGATTCATAACCTTTTCTGGATGTTGATAAATTAATTGAACTGGTTTAAATCCTTTTTTATGGAATGGCTGACCATCAAATGTTACTTCACCCTCATATTTAGTGATATAACCGGATAAGATTTTACATAATGTTGATTTTCCACTACCACTATCTCCAATCAAACCTACAATCTTCTTATTGTCTAATTCAATACTTACATCCTTTAATAGGTAGTCTTTAGCTGATGGGTATTTAAATGAAATATTCTTTGCTATAAGTTCCATTTTATGCACCTTCTTCTACTGCCTCTTCAGAAGATTCCTCAACTGTTTCTTCAGAAGATTCCTCAACTGCTTCTTCAGAAGATTCCTCAACTGCTTCTTCAGAAGATTCCTCAACTGCTTCTTCAGTGCCTTCTTCTACTGCTTCTTCTGGGACCTCAACTGCTTCTTCAGCACCTTCAACAGCTTCTTCAGCACCTTCAACAGCTTCAGCTACTTCTTCCTCAATTGCATCTTCAGTTTCACTAACAGCCTCTTCAGCACCTTCAACAGCTTCAGCGCTTTCTTCAATGTTGGATTCATCCACAAGTTCAGCAGCTTTTTCAACTACTTCATTAGCAGCATCTTCGATATTGGCTTCAGCAGTCTCCTCAATAGCACCGTCCTTAATCATATCTTCAGTGACACCATCATATTTAAAGCATCTAATCTTCTTAAGACCAATGTCCATCAATTCAGGACGCTCTTCCTTACATCTGTCAAATCTCCAGTCACATCTGTCATAGTAAGGACAGCCTTTGACTATCTCCCCATGCAATGGCTGATGTCCCTTAATGACTTCAAATCCATTTGCAGGGAGTGCCTTGTAGAGGGCCTTTGTATATGGATGCAATAAGTTTTCCCCATCTCCTGAGAAGTCTTCCTTAAGTGCAATCTCAATTACATATCCTGAATAGAATATTCCTATCCTGTCTGCAACCTCTAATGCAGCATGAATATCGTGTGTTATTAAAAGAACACCTATTCCATCATCTTTCATATGCTTAAAGTGATTCAATGTCTCTTCTACAGTCTTCTCATCAAGTCCAGGAGTAGGCTCATCCGCTACAACAAGGTCAGGGTCTGCAAGAAGTGCAGTTGAAACTAGAACTCTCCTTGCCATTCCTCCAGACAATTGGAAAGGATACATCTCATCCACTTCAGGACCTAAATTATAATGTTCGAAAATTTCTCTTTGCTTTATTTTCTTTTCCTTTTTCTCCTCTTCGCTATCACAGTGCCCTATTGCAATATCTGATATCTTCATTAAGGGATCCAAGAAGTTAACAGACTGAGGCACAAGCACTATTCCTTTACCTCTGATTTCTTCCTTATCTGCTTGAGACAATTCCTTGCCTTTAAATTTGATTTTTCCATTAAGTCTTGCATTTTCAGGCAAAATTCCAAATATTGCATGGGCAAGCAAACTTTTTCCAGAACCGCTTGAACCTAATACTGCTAAAATTTCACCTTCAGATATATCTAATGTCAAATCAGTTATAACTTTTAAATCCCTTTGATTTAATCCCTTTGTGTATTGTATAAATGAAATTGAAACATTTTCAACATCCAATAATTTATCCATCAAACCACCTAATCATTTTTAAATGAAAGGCTCCATTCATTATAAAACTAAAATAAACTAAACCAAGCCTAATTCTGTATGAATTATGCAGAGATTGGTTTAATTCATTATAAAACTAAACTAAAACCTTTATCATATGATTTGTTTCATCATAGTCATCTTCTTCTATAGTTACAGTATAACCAAGAGAGTTCCAAAATGGCAAAGCCGCTTCCAGATATCTATGAGTGTTTAAATAAATTTCTTTATATCCTTCTTCCTTTGCAAACTCTTCTATTTTTTTAACAAGAATGCGTGCAAGTCCATTTCTTCGATACTGCTCATCTACCATCAGTCTCCAAATGCTTGCTGTATTCTCTTCATTGTATTGACCTTTAAAGAATTCATAATCCTTATCATATGCCCTAACACCTGCTGTTGCAACTATCTTATCCCCATCATATGCTGCAAAGAAGGCATTTCTTTTAGGCAATATGTAATAGTCTTTCAATCCATCAATATCATAATGAAATTCAGGCATTGGACCAATACCATATTCTATTTTTATTTGAGCATATAAAAACTCTTGAACAGACTTTATTTGAGACTCATCGTTTTCTATTTCTTTGATTTTTATATCCATACAATCTCCAAAACTTAAGAATTATTGTAATTATTATCTAAACTTGTAAAATTTATTAATTTTCTAAAACTTAAATAGATTTATTTATCCTCTAAAAAGACATTTATCTTTTTAAAAGAAATTAACCCCTAAAAAAGTTTGATAAGAGAAATTATAAAAATTTCTCTTAACTTTGTGCTGTTTCAGGATTGAGGAGCTTTTCAACATTCTCTCCAATAAGATCAAATAGCAATACAACTATCAGCAAGGATAGACCAGGGTAGAATGCCAACCACCAGTATCCAGCAGAAAGATAGTGCATTGATTCAGCTAATATAACTCCAATTGCAGGCTCATGAGGTGGCAGACCGAATCCTAAGAAAGTGATTGCTGCCTCGTGCATGATTGCATGAGGGAACATTAGGATTACTCCTACAATTATTTGAGAGATAATCAATGGGAAAATGTGCTTTATAGCTATCCAAACCTTATTCCTTCCAAGATTTTCAGATAATGCAATGTATTCCTTGGTCTTAATCTCCTTGACTTCAGACCTTAGAACCCTTGCAAGAGGTGTCCAGTGTGTAAGACCTACGCCCATGATTACACCCCATACTCCTCCACCAAACATTATTGAAACGATAATGATTAGAAGAATGTGTGGAATGGAACCGAAAAGGTCAATGATTCCAGCAACAGCCTCATCTGCAAACTTATTAAAGCTTGAGAACAATCCTAAGACAATTGAAATGATGGTACTGAGAACTGATGCGATGAAACCTACCATAATGCTTAATCCAAGACCGGCAATGGTTCTTTGGAACATGTCCCTTCCCATCCAATCTGTACCGAAAAGGTGTTCAAGGGAAGGCATCTGATTAGCTGAAGCGAAATTTGTAGGGATGTCCCTTATGAAATATCCGCATACGAAAATGCTTATGATAATCAATGCTGCAAGTCCAATAATTACAAGTGTCTTTGTCCTAAGATTTGCACGGTATATAAACCATTGCTCCTTATCATTAGTTTTCTTCTTAATCATTGAACTCATTCTCCTTAATTCTTGGATCTATGAAGTAATAAGAAATATCTGCAAGCAAGTTACCTACAAATACAAATATTGCACTTATGACCACAATTCCTAAAAATAGTGGAACGTCGTTTTGAAGACCCGCTGCAACTGCAGTCTGTCCTATTCCAGGGTATGAGAATACCTGTTCCACCATGACAGCCCCTCCGAAGAGCTCACTGAATGATAAGAATTGAAGTGTGATTGCCGGAAGCATAATATTTCTTAAACCATGATCCTTTATCAGTGCCCAGCCCTTTTCCCCTCTGGACTTTGCAAACAATACATAGTCAGAGGATAGGACCTGAACCAATTCATTTCGTGTATACATTGCAATAGGAGCAAGACCTACAAGGCTTAATGTCAGCGTAGGAAGAACCAGCCTGGTTGCCCACTCAATAAAGGTTGCATCCGTACTCCTTACTCCAATAGGAACTCCGAATCCTATTGGGAACCATCCCAGATAAACAGAGAATACCATCGATATAAGCATACCCACCCAAAAGGATGGAGCGGATTGGATGGCATAACAGTAGACCTTCACTGCCTTATCAATCCAGGAACCTTTGTTTTTACCGGCTACAACTCCTAAAGCAAAACCGATGATACCGCTTAAAATCCAGGATATTGTCATCAATGCAAGAGAAGCCATGAATTTGTCAATAATAACATCCATAACTGGTCTACGGTAGATTAAGGAAGTTCCCAGATTTCCTTGAAGCAAATCCATAAGCCAATGGAAAATCTTCTCAGGCAATGGAACATTGGTACCAAAGTATTGCTGTAAAATTGCTCTTTGAGCTTCAGTTACTGCAGCACCTTTTAAATAAGCATTAACTGGGTCAATAGGGGATAAATCTAATAATACAAAACTAAATATTGCAACTGCAATCATTAATACGACAAATCGTACTAATTTCCAACCAAAATATTTTGCTATTTTTTGTTTATTCATTGCAAATAAACCCCCA
Encoded here:
- a CDS encoding ABC transporter ATP-binding protein, giving the protein MELIAKNISFKYPSAKDYLLKDVSIELDNKKIVGLIGDSGSGKSTLCKILSGYITKYEGEVTFDGQPFHKKGFKPVQLIYQHPEKVMNPKWKMDQVLSESWDVDDATLSEFGIQKSWLTRFPQELSGGELQRFSVVRSLNPNTKFLIADEMTTMLDAITQAQIIDSVLKIVKERKMGFLLVSHDMDLVETVCDEKIYFKDLNKA
- a CDS encoding GNAT family N-acetyltransferase codes for the protein MDIKIKEIENDESQIKSVQEFLYAQIKIEYGIGPMPEFHYDIDGLKDYYILPKRNAFFAAYDGDKIVATAGVRAYDKDYEFFKGQYNEENTASIWRLMVDEQYRRNGLARILVKKIEEFAKEEGYKEIYLNTHRYLEAALPFWNSLGYTVTIEEDDYDETNHMIKVLV
- a CDS encoding ABC transporter permease, giving the protein MIKKKTNDKEQWFIYRANLRTKTLVIIGLAALIIISIFVCGYFIRDIPTNFASANQMPSLEHLFGTDWMGRDMFQRTIAGLGLSIMVGFIASVLSTIISIVLGLFSSFNKFADEAVAGIIDLFGSIPHILLIIIVSIMFGGGVWGVIMGVGLTHWTPLARVLRSEVKEIKTKEYIALSENLGRNKVWIAIKHIFPLIISQIIVGVILMFPHAIMHEAAITFLGFGLPPHEPAIGVILAESMHYLSAGYWWLAFYPGLSLLIVVLLFDLIGENVEKLLNPETAQS
- a CDS encoding ABC transporter permease; the protein is MNKQKIAKYFGWKLVRFVVLMIAVAIFSFVLLDLSPIDPVNAYLKGAAVTEAQRAILQQYFGTNVPLPEKIFHWLMDLLQGNLGTSLIYRRPVMDVIIDKFMASLALMTISWILSGIIGFALGVVAGKNKGSWIDKAVKVYCYAIQSAPSFWVGMLISMVFSVYLGWFPIGFGVPIGVRSTDATFIEWATRLVLPTLTLSLVGLAPIAMYTRNELVQVLSSDYVLFAKSRGEKGWALIKDHGLRNIMLPAITLQFLSFSELFGGAVMVEQVFSYPGIGQTAVAAGLQNDVPLFLGIVVISAIFVFVGNLLADISYYFIDPRIKENEFND